The proteins below are encoded in one region of Hordeum vulgare subsp. vulgare chromosome 3H, MorexV3_pseudomolecules_assembly, whole genome shotgun sequence:
- the LOC123440373 gene encoding probable inactive purple acid phosphatase 27, with protein sequence MGFPPSWRGGFLLVLLGLCAACWGLPPPVPAPEMLHESFAGKSEFRTVNRRPLESCLNPSPYLSINVSTAGPLPDEAFLNVTVAGVFRPHGSHWVAMITPSNSSVSGCPLSGLNYLETGDTAKLPLLCHYPVKAQLVKSDPDYLGCKKAACQKRDPSGGCKVRTCGATLTFHVINFRTDLEFVFFAGGFQTPCLLKRSGVLRFANPAKPLHGHLSSTDSTATSMRITWVSGDGRSQQVQYAGGRVAASAATTFTQKEMCSVPVLPSPAKDFGWHDPGYIHSAVMTGLQPSQSYDYRYGSDSVGWSDTVKFRTPPAAGSDETSFVIYGDMGKAPLDPSVEHYIQPGSIDVTRAVAKEMQSGKVDTIFHIGDISYATGFLVEWDFFLHLIKPLASQVSYMTAIGNHERDYAGSRSVYVTPDSGGECGVAYESYFPMPATGKDKPWYSMEQGSVHFIVMSTEHPWSEKSEQYNWMERDLSSVDRSRTPWVIFIGHRPMYSSNIGIIPSVDPDFVASVEPLLLNNKVDLVFFGHVHNYERTCAVYKGKCRGMPTKDASGIDTYDNSNYTAPVHAIVGAGGFSLDGFSFIRQSWSVSRISEFGYARVHATRTSVLVQFVSSGTMEIRDQFRIVKGGR encoded by the exons ATGGGGTTCCCTCCTTCGTGGCGTGGTGGGTTCCTGCTCGTGCTTCTCGGCCTCTGCGCCGCGTGCTGGGGGCTCCCGCCGCCGGTGCCGGCGCCGGAGATGCTGCACGAGAGCTTCGCGGGGAAGTCGGAGTTCAGGACGGTAAACCGGAGGCCGCTGGAGTCGTGCCTGAACCCGAGCCCGTACCTGTCCATCAATGTCAGCACCGCCGGCCCGCTGCCCGACGAGGCGTTCCTCAACGTCACCGTCGCCGGCGTCTTCAGGCCCCACGGCTCGCACTGGGTCGCCATGATCACGCCTTCAAACTCCAG CGTTTCCGGGTGTCCACTGAGCGGCCTGAACTATTTGGAGACCGGCGACACGGCGAAGCTCCCTCTTCTGTGCCACTACCCCGTCAAG GCCCAGCTGGTGAAGAGCGACCCGGACTACCTGGGGTGCAAGAAGGCGGCGTGCCAGAAGCGGGACCCGTCGGGCGGCTGCAAGGTCCGGACGTGCGGCGCCACGCTGACGTTCCACGTGATCAACTTCCGCACGGACCTGGAGTTCGTCTTCTTCGCCGGCGGGTTCCAGACGCCGTGCCTCCTCAAGCGCTCCGGCGTCCTCCGCTTCGCCAACCCGGCCAAGCCGCTCCACGGCCACCTCTCCAGCACCGACTCCACCGCCACCTCG ATGAGGATCACGTGGGTGAGCGGCGACGGGAGGTCGCAGCAGGTTCAGTACGCAGGGGGCAGGGTGGCTGCCTCCGCGGCCACGACGTTCACGCAGAAGGAAATGTGCA GTGTCCCGGTGTTGCCGAGCCCGGCCAAGGATTTCGGGTGGCATGATCCTGGCTACATCCATTCGGCCGTCATGACCGGCCTCCAGCCTTCCCAGTCCTACGACTATCGTTACGGAAG TGATTCTGTGGGTTGGAGTGACACTGTCAAGTTTAGAACCCCTCCAGCTGCAGGGTCAGACGAGACGTCCTTTGTGATCTATGGCGACATGGGGAAGGCTCCACTAGACCCGTCGGTGGAACACTATATTCAG CCTGGATCGATCGATGTGACCAGAGCGGTGGCCAAAGAGATGCAGAGCGGCAAGGTCGACACCATCTTCCACATAGGAGACATCAGCTACGCCACGGGGTTTCTGGTCGAGTGGGACTTCTTCCTTCACCTCATCAAGCCACTCGCTTCTCAGGTCTCCTACATGACCGCCATTGGCaaccacgagag GGATTATGCAGGGTCGCGGTCCGTGTACGTGACCCCGGATTCGGGCGGCGAATGCGGGGTCGCCTATGAGTCCTACTTCCCCATGCCGGCTACCGGCAAGGACAAGCCGTGGTACTCCATGGAGCAAGGGAGCGTCCACTTCATCGTCATGTCCACCGAGCATCCATGGTCGGAGAAGTCGGAGCAG TACAACTGGATGGAGAGGGATTTGTCGTCGGTCGATCGATCCAGGACTCCATGGGTGATCTTCATTGG GCACAGACCAATGTATTCATCGAATATAGGGATAATACCCAGCGTGGACCCAGATTTTGTTGCCTCTGTGGAGCCACTCTTGCTCAACAATAAG GTGGATTTGGTTTTCTTCGGCCATGTCCACAACTACGAGAGGACGTGCGCAGTTTACAAGGGCAAGTGCAGAGGCATGCCGACGAAGGATGCCAGTGGGATCGACACCTACGATAATAGCAACTACACTGCGCCAGTCCATGCCATCGTTGGAGCAGGAGGGTTCAGCTTGGACGGCTTCTCTTTCATT CGGCAGAGCTGGAGCGTGTCGAGGATTTCAGAGTTCGgctatgccagggtgcacgccaCGAGGACCAGTGTGTTGGTTCAG TTTGTAAGCTCAGGGACGATGGAGATCCGGGACCAATTTAGGATTGTGAAGGGAGGCAGATGA